The genomic region AGGCTACAAGCGGGTGAGTTCATCGCGGAAGAATTTATGCGGCTTGGTAAGGGTGGAAAGATCGTTTTCATACAAGCGTCTTACAATCCGATTTTCGACCCCGACGGGCGTGTGTTCAAAGTGGTTAAATTTGCCACTGACATAACTCCTCGCGTGAAGAATGTCGGCACGCTTGCCGACGGGCTCCGCTCACTGTCGGAAGGTGATCTCCGCACTGAGCTCGACGCTCCGTTTATTCCGTCGCTCGAGCAGTTAAGGGTCGATTTCAATAACACAGTTTTGAAGCTACGCACGGTAATGGCCGCAGTTGGCCAGAATGCGCAAGCCATTGCGTCCGGTTCTAACGAAATACGATCTGCAGCAGATGATTTGGCAAAGCGAACTGAGCACCAGGCAGCCTCAGTGGAGGAAACTGCTGCCGCATTGGAAGAAATCACCACAACTGTAGCAGACTCAAGTCGAAGAGCGGCCGATGCGGGCAAACTTGTCAGTGACACTCGTAGCAGCGCTGAAAAGTCCGGGCAGATCGTTAGACAAGCTATAAAAGCGATGGGCCACATCGAGTCTTCTTCACGAGAGATCTCAAATATCATCGGTGTTATCGACGACATCGCCTTTCAAACGAATCTCCTAGCTCTGAATGCTGGCGTGGAGGCAGCTCGCGCGGGAGAAGCAGGCAAAGGCTTTGCGGTCGTGGCACAAGAAGTGAGGGAGTTGGCGCAACGGTCTGCTAGAGCGGCTAAAGAGATCAAGGCTTTGATCAACGCCTCTAGTCAACAAGTCAATGACGGCGTCTCGCTCGTAGCTAAGACAGGCGATGCACTTAACGAAATTGTATCCCAGGTGATCGCCATCAATGTCAACGTGACAGCGATCGTTGAATCATCGAGAGAGCAAGCAACAGGCCTGAAAGAAATAAATGTCGCCGTCAACACCATCGACCAAGGAACACAACAAAATGCTGCTCTTGTCGAGCAATCGACGGCAGCTAGTCACGGACTAGCATATGAAGCAGACGCTTTGTTTTCCCTAATTAAGCAGTTCAAAATTGGCAAACCCGTGTCCGGTCCTCGGTCCACTGAGCCAAGTATCCCAGTAGGCAATCCACAGGCATCATCCCCAGCGAACCGTCTCCTCGCTAAAGTTGCCGGAGCTTTTCGCGATTAACAAGCAGTTGCTCATACCAAGGGTGATAGGCCAAAGTGGAGACTCTGTGCGTGTTCAAAACCTTCAAACCTTGTACCAAGTGTAAAACGTCAGACGAGAATTAAAATTCTAAAGCAATTAGACGACACGGGATCTAGAGTTCGGAACATCGCCTTTGATGGGTACGAAAGGCGCTGGTAGGCAGGGCCAGCATGAGCAATATCCGATTCACAGTCGCCGATATATTCAACCGCTAATCTCTCGCCTAAATATTCAACTCAGATCATAACACAAGCCCTGTGTCGCCAGACCAATGGAGCAGCAGAGATGGCAAAACAAGTTGCCCAAGATCAAGTTGAGCAAGGAAGTTCCCAAGCGTGCCCAACCGAAAGATTAGTCAACGCTGCGTTGCGACAAAAAAAGACCCTCACAAATATCGCCAAGCGAAATATGCCTTTGAGGAAGCGTGCTGGGATAGCGGGTCTGTATGCAGAGGTTGCACCTGCTATCATAAAGTTTCCGACATCGAGTAAAGTGATTATGAGCTTTGACGACACGAAATGTCTCAGCTCCACTGTCGTAGAAATCTCCGTTAAAAACCATATTAATAGCGCAACGCTGTCCCTTCAAAATATTTTCCGGGGAGCGCTCAACGGTAGTCCAGTCACAACTGCTAACATGCTGCCAATCGTTGAGGATATCACGCAATCTCAGGCGGTCGGTAAAGCCATGATCTTTCACTTAACTCGGATAAAGTCTAAGGACAGTGCCACTTTCGTCCACTCGATTGCAGTGTCGGCACTAATGATGCGCATGGCGGATCACTTAGGGTTTGACGTT from Rhizobium rhododendri harbors:
- a CDS encoding HD-GYP domain-containing protein: MAKQVAQDQVEQGSSQACPTERLVNAALRQKKTLTNIAKRNMPLRKRAGIAGLYAEVAPAIIKFPTSSKVIMSFDDTKCLSSTVVEISVKNHINSATLSLQNIFRGALNGSPVTTANMLPIVEDITQSQAVGKAMIFHLTRIKSKDSATFVHSIAVSALMMRMADHLGFDVPTTQIMGVGGLLHDIGKLFVPSDILQKEGALTPGEMRTMCKHPAMGHGFLGRQPGLPELVLDVCRHHHERVDGSGYPDRLTNSQISQYARIAAICDVFDALTSLRPYKKPWTVTDAIRWMFQSNGHFDRQLLVAFSECIRS
- a CDS encoding methyl-accepting chemotaxis protein; this encodes MAFMIDRGERAVLAAISKSQAMIEFDMSGKILTANSKFCQALGYEVAEIVGQNHSMFVDSIEAASPEYHAFWDKLRLGIFEQRQYRRIGKGGREVWIEASYNPVSNGRKPFKVVKLATDITQAKLKSADDEGKIKAISRAQAVIEFTPDGKILDANETFLTVLGYSLQDVVGKHHAMFCDPSYTKGDAYGLFWKRLQAGEFIAEEFMRLGKGGKIVFIQASYNPIFDPDGRVFKVVKFATDITPRVKNVGTLADGLRSLSEGDLRTELDAPFIPSLEQLRVDFNNTVLKLRTVMAAVGQNAQAIASGSNEIRSAADDLAKRTEHQAASVEETAAALEEITTTVADSSRRAADAGKLVSDTRSSAEKSGQIVRQAIKAMGHIESSSREISNIIGVIDDIAFQTNLLALNAGVEAARAGEAGKGFAVVAQEVRELAQRSARAAKEIKALINASSQQVNDGVSLVAKTGDALNEIVSQVIAINVNVTAIVESSREQATGLKEINVAVNTIDQGTQQNAALVEQSTAASHGLAYEADALFSLIKQFKIGKPVSGPRSTEPSIPVGNPQASSPANRLLAKVAGAFRD